In Microvirga sp. 17 mud 1-3, the genomic window GGTCAAGAATCCCCGGACGACTGACAAGGATCTGCCCTGGCTGGCCGGGCTGATCCATGGCCTCTGGCAGAACCGTGCGACCTGGGCCATCGAGGGGCATTACCTGTGCGTCAATCTCCCGGCGGAGCTCCCGGCCGGGATCCTCCAGCCGAAGATCGGCCGGGACAAGATCGGCCGCTTGGCTGACGTCGTTTCGACCGAGGGGGACGAGACGGTCATCGTGGTGCCGCGCGGACGCAGCCATCATACGACTCCTGGCGACGATAACGAGGCCATCGACAGCGGCCACGTCACCATCAACCGCCTGAACTGGTTCGGCGAAACGCCTCTGGAGACGGGTTTCATATCCGGTCTGATGGAGGTCGCCGGAGCGCGGGCCGGGGAAAGCTGCGTTCGGGAACAGGCTTAAGAAACTGAAGCCATAAGCGGGCCGCCATGCCCGCAGGCGCCCGAGTGGCGCCTTTGATCAGGTCGAAAGCCCTCTTGGCTTCAGGGGATTGCTTTCGGCACGGTCTTGGCGTTCATTGACATACTAAGTCGGCAAATAAAATCGGGCTTTTTGGAATGGACGCGACCCGGACACTCATTCAGTTGATCGGCAGTGTCGCCCTCATGCTTTGGGGAGTGTACTTGGTGCGCTCGGGCGTGAGCGAAGCCCTGGGAGCCCAGCTGCGGCGGCTGGTTGCCGCTTCGTCACGGAACCGGCTGACAGCATTCACCAGCGGCCTGGTCGGGACGACGCTGCTGCAATCCAGCACGGCCATGGCCCTCATCATTGGCTCCTTTGCGGGACGCGGTATCATCGGCCTGTCGGCGGCTTTGGCCGTCATGCTCGGAGCCGATGTCGGCTCGACGATCGCGGCGCAGCTCCTGGCTTTCGACATCAAGTGGTTCTGGGCGATTCTCGTGGCCGGTGGCTTCGGGCTCTTCAGTGCCAGGGAAAGTGCCAAGAGTGTCGCAAGGGCCATCATCGGTCTCGGCCTTCTCCTGCTGGCGCTTCAGGAACTCGGATTGGCTGCGGCGGCCTTGCGCGAGTCACCGACCGTGCGCCTCGTCCTTGGAGCCGTGGCCGAGGAGCCCATGATTGCGCTCATCGTCGCGGCACTGCTGACCTGGGCGGCCCATTCCAGCCTCGCGATCGTCCTTTTCATCATGTCTCTGGCAGGCAGCGGCGTCATCTCGATGCCCGAAGGGCTGGTTCTCGTGCTCGGCGCCAATATCGGCGGTGCATTCGCCCCATGGGTGGCGCTTTCCGGTTCGCCGCCTGCGGCACGGCGCGTTCCGCTCGGCAATCTACTCATGCGCGGCGTCGTCGGTCTCCTCGTGCTGCCGTTCATCAGTTTCATCGCCCAGGAAATGAGCTTGTGGATCCAGGAT contains:
- a CDS encoding 5'/3'-nucleotidase SurE; translated protein: MRILVCNDDGVEAPGIAFLTEVARSLSDDVWVVAPDGKRTAGSSSLTIARPLTMKRLSERRYSCSGTPADCVISAMAWLFKDDKRPDLVLSGINDGRNVGEDLAYSGTLGIAREASFWGVPAIGFSRVKNPRTTDKDLPWLAGLIHGLWQNRATWAIEGHYLCVNLPAELPAGILQPKIGRDKIGRLADVVSTEGDETVIVVPRGRSHHTTPGDDNEAIDSGHVTINRLNWFGETPLETGFISGLMEVAGARAGESCVREQA